One genomic window of Fibrobacter sp. includes the following:
- a CDS encoding ATP-binding cassette domain-containing protein, which produces MQDEALRLENISLAYNDLAGNMFSQPRAVSFFKRREDDEQKELIRNVNLTVTRGETLCIGGGSGQGKSALLRIIAGLVRPTRGNIYYFGEYIPPERLTALEVAKRQVGLVFQNGALISNLKVRDNIALPLRYHKMGSPEEIDEKVKMAMDLMRVREEADMFPHQLSVGMQKRVAIARSWAMDPKLLLMDEPTAGLDNYNRRNLLPLIDNMRMLFKTTIIIVTHDLLMTKDLNCNISFLHRKTLTEPHSFDYWLNSDSEISRALFRDFTNTGSSPSHFINSKP; this is translated from the coding sequence GCCGGCAACATGTTCTCCCAGCCTCGCGCTGTGAGCTTTTTCAAGCGTCGCGAGGATGACGAGCAGAAAGAACTTATTCGCAACGTCAACTTGACTGTAACCCGAGGGGAGACCCTTTGCATCGGCGGCGGTTCCGGCCAAGGTAAAAGCGCCTTGCTCAGAATCATTGCAGGCCTTGTCCGCCCCACCCGAGGAAACATTTATTACTTCGGTGAATACATCCCTCCCGAACGTTTGACTGCTCTGGAAGTTGCAAAACGCCAGGTAGGTCTTGTTTTCCAGAACGGAGCCCTCATTTCAAACCTGAAGGTCCGGGACAATATTGCATTGCCTCTGCGTTACCATAAAATGGGTTCCCCCGAAGAAATCGACGAAAAAGTCAAGATGGCCATGGATTTGATGCGAGTCCGTGAAGAGGCGGACATGTTCCCCCACCAGCTTTCCGTGGGTATGCAGAAGCGTGTAGCAATCGCCCGTTCCTGGGCAATGGACCCGAAGTTGCTTTTGATGGATGAACCCACTGCAGGTTTGGACAACTATAACCGTCGTAACTTGTTGCCGCTGATTGACAACATGCGAATGCTGTTCAAAACCACCATCATCATTGTGACCCACGATCTTTTGATGACCAAGGACCTGAACTGTAACATAAGCTTCCTTCACAGGAAAACTTTAACAGAGCCGCACTCCTTTGATTACTGGCTGAATTCCGACAGCGAAATTTCAAGAGCCTTGTTCCGAGATTTCACCAACACAGGAAGCAGTCCTAGCCATTTCATTAACTCTAAGCCGTAA
- the pyrC gene encoding dihydroorotase: MLLPLPDDFHAHLRQGDLMPGYVRDLVSQFGRAIIMPNTVPAMTSAASIAQYKKEILAAAADVRPDFEPLMTFKLNPNYTEQDLKDMMAVGVVAGKYYPAGVTTNSADGISDFEAVFPVVAMMEKLGLVLCVHGEEPGEFCLDREPAFIKRVEILAEKFPKLKIVFEHLSSAKAVEAVKRLPANVAATFTVHHLMMTLDDVIGDALRPHHFCKPLPKRPEDRAAIREAAFSGNPKFFLGTDSAPHQQGKKECPCGAAGVYSAPVAIPLLVQEFDRAGALDKLPNFIAGFGADFYGLPRTTKQIEVVKESWTVPAVVNGVVPLAAGQTLDWKLI; this comes from the coding sequence ATGCTCCTGCCTTTACCAGACGATTTTCATGCCCATCTTCGTCAGGGCGACTTGATGCCCGGTTATGTACGCGACCTCGTTTCTCAATTTGGCCGCGCCATCATCATGCCGAATACAGTTCCCGCAATGACTTCCGCAGCCTCAATTGCTCAGTATAAGAAAGAAATCCTTGCTGCAGCTGCAGACGTGCGCCCGGACTTTGAACCGCTCATGACCTTCAAGTTGAATCCCAACTATACAGAACAGGATTTGAAGGACATGATGGCCGTAGGCGTTGTGGCAGGCAAGTACTATCCCGCAGGCGTCACCACCAACAGTGCCGACGGCATTAGCGATTTCGAAGCCGTGTTCCCCGTGGTGGCTATGATGGAAAAACTTGGTCTCGTTCTTTGCGTTCATGGTGAAGAACCGGGCGAATTCTGTCTGGACCGCGAACCCGCCTTTATCAAGCGCGTGGAAATTCTCGCAGAAAAGTTCCCGAAACTGAAGATTGTGTTTGAACATCTTTCCAGCGCAAAGGCTGTGGAAGCAGTAAAGCGCCTGCCGGCAAACGTGGCCGCAACCTTTACCGTTCACCACTTGATGATGACTCTGGACGACGTCATTGGAGACGCCCTCAGGCCTCATCATTTCTGCAAGCCGTTGCCGAAGAGGCCTGAAGACCGTGCCGCTATTAGAGAAGCAGCCTTCAGCGGCAATCCCAAGTTCTTCCTCGGCACGGACTCTGCCCCGCACCAGCAGGGTAAAAAGGAATGTCCCTGCGGGGCAGCGGGCGTCTACAGCGCTCCCGTAGCCATCCCCCTTCTCGTGCAGGAATTCGACCGCGCAGGCGCCCTGGACAAGCTTCCCAACTTCATCGCAGGCTTCGGCGCAGACTTCTACGGTCTCCCCCGCACCACAAAGCAGATTGAAGTTGTCAAGGAAAGCTGGACCGTTCCCGCAGTCGTCAACGGCGTAGTCCCCCTCGCCGCCGGCCAAACTTTGGACTGGAAACTTATTTAG